Proteins from one Flavobacterium sp. N2038 genomic window:
- the glmM gene encoding phosphoglucosamine mutase: MTLIKSISGIRGTIGGKVGDNLTPVDAVKFASAYGTFMKSNSKKEKLTVVIGRDARISGPMIHNLVVNTLIGLGINVIDLGLSTTPTVEVAVPLEKADGGIILTASHNPKQWNALKLLNEKGEFLSGADGAKILEIADAEAFDFSDVDSLGEITLNDAYMDIHIDEVLNLPLVDVEAVKAAKFKVVVDGVNSSGGIIIPKLLELMGVEVVKLYCEPNGHFPHNPEPLKEHLTDISELVVKEKAHLGVVVDPDVDRLAFISEDGEMFGEEYTLVACADYVLSKTPGNTVSNMSSSRALRDVTVGHKGNYEASAVGEVNVVELMKKNNAVIGGEGNGGIIYPELHYGRDSLVGVALFLTHLANKKMSVSALRASYPEYYMSKNKIELTPQIDVDAILTAMTDKYKNEDISTIDGVKIDFATEWVHLRKSNTEPIIRIYTEAPSQDAADKLALRIIDEIKVIAGI, translated from the coding sequence ATGACTTTAATAAAATCTATTTCAGGTATAAGAGGTACAATTGGAGGTAAAGTAGGAGATAACCTGACTCCTGTAGATGCAGTAAAATTTGCATCGGCGTACGGAACTTTTATGAAAAGCAATAGTAAAAAAGAAAAATTAACGGTTGTAATTGGTCGTGATGCGAGGATTTCCGGGCCAATGATTCATAATCTGGTGGTTAATACTTTAATTGGTTTAGGAATTAATGTAATTGATCTGGGACTTTCTACAACTCCAACGGTAGAAGTTGCCGTTCCATTGGAGAAAGCAGACGGAGGTATTATTTTAACAGCTTCTCATAATCCAAAACAATGGAACGCTTTAAAATTACTAAATGAAAAAGGAGAATTTTTAAGTGGTGCCGATGGTGCAAAAATTCTGGAAATTGCAGATGCTGAAGCTTTTGATTTTTCTGATGTTGACAGTTTAGGCGAAATTACTTTGAATGATGCCTATATGGATATTCATATCGACGAGGTTTTAAATTTACCTTTAGTAGATGTTGAAGCGGTAAAAGCAGCTAAATTTAAAGTAGTTGTTGATGGAGTAAATTCATCAGGAGGAATTATTATTCCTAAACTATTAGAATTAATGGGCGTTGAAGTAGTAAAATTATACTGTGAACCAAACGGACATTTCCCTCATAATCCGGAACCATTAAAAGAGCATTTAACTGATATTTCTGAATTGGTCGTTAAAGAAAAAGCGCATTTAGGAGTTGTTGTTGATCCGGATGTTGATCGTTTGGCATTCATTAGCGAAGACGGAGAAATGTTTGGTGAGGAATACACTTTGGTTGCTTGTGCGGACTACGTTTTAAGTAAAACTCCTGGGAATACAGTTTCAAACATGTCATCATCACGTGCTTTGCGTGATGTAACTGTGGGACATAAAGGAAACTACGAAGCAAGTGCAGTTGGAGAAGTAAATGTGGTTGAATTAATGAAGAAGAATAATGCTGTTATTGGAGGAGAAGGTAATGGTGGAATTATTTACCCAGAGTTGCATTACGGAAGAGATAGTTTGGTTGGAGTTGCTTTATTCTTAACGCATTTAGCGAATAAAAAAATGTCGGTTTCTGCATTGAGAGCTTCTTATCCGGAATATTATATGAGCAAAAATAAAATTGAATTGACACCACAAATTGATGTTGATGCAATTTTAACAGCAATGACAGATAAATATAAAAATGAAGATATTTCGACAATTGATGGTGTAAAGATCGATTTTGCTACAGAATGGGTACATTTAAGAAAATCGAATACAGAACCAATTATTCGTATTTATACTGAAGCACCTTCACAAGATGCTGCAGACAAATTGGCTCTTCGAATCATTGATGAAATAAAAGTAATTGCAGGAATTTAA
- a CDS encoding lysophospholipid acyltransferase family protein, whose product MQFLVYILAYPFLWLISILPFRIFYWFSDCVYFLVYHVVGYRKKVVRENLALALPHLSDQERKVIEKKFYSHMCDMFLEMIKTMSISPEEMEKRFHVTNIDLVLNYAQREKSVILMASHYASYEWLMTVNPKIGFQGVAVYKKVANPYFDKLVRKIRSKYKTEMIETKKAIPTMAQNQRDGVLSMYGLASDQSPKLDRIFHSGKFMGIEVPVHTGAEMLAKKYDLAVTMVKVKKIKRGYYEATFLSLADNPKEYDDFEITEMYLKEVEKQILEAPEYYLWTHKRWKHRVQ is encoded by the coding sequence ATGCAATTTCTCGTTTATATTTTAGCCTACCCTTTTCTTTGGCTTATCTCCATACTTCCATTTAGAATATTTTACTGGTTTTCAGATTGTGTCTATTTTCTGGTGTATCATGTTGTGGGTTATCGCAAAAAAGTTGTTCGCGAAAATCTTGCGCTTGCACTGCCACATTTAAGTGATCAGGAAAGAAAAGTTATTGAGAAAAAATTCTATAGCCATATGTGCGATATGTTTTTAGAGATGATCAAGACTATGAGTATTTCTCCGGAAGAAATGGAAAAAAGATTCCATGTCACAAATATCGATTTGGTATTAAATTATGCACAAAGAGAAAAGAGTGTTATTCTTATGGCTTCTCACTATGCAAGTTATGAATGGCTTATGACTGTTAATCCTAAAATTGGCTTTCAGGGAGTTGCGGTTTACAAAAAAGTTGCAAATCCCTATTTTGATAAATTGGTTCGAAAAATTCGATCAAAATACAAGACCGAAATGATTGAGACTAAAAAAGCAATTCCAACAATGGCTCAAAACCAGCGCGACGGCGTTTTGAGCATGTATGGTTTAGCCAGTGATCAATCTCCAAAACTGGATCGAATTTTTCATTCGGGAAAATTTATGGGTATTGAGGTCCCTGTTCATACAGGAGCAGAAATGCTGGCAAAAAAATATGATCTGGCTGTTACAATGGTAAAAGTAAAAAAAATAAAAAGAGGGTATTACGAGGCTACATTTCTTTCTCTTGCTGATAATCCAAAAGAATATGACGATTTTGAAATTACAGAAATGTATTTAAAAGAGGTCGAAAAACAAATTCTTGAAGCCCCGGAATATTATTTATGGACACATAAAAGATGGAAACACCGAGTTCAATAA